One Aegilops tauschii subsp. strangulata cultivar AL8/78 chromosome 2, Aet v6.0, whole genome shotgun sequence genomic window, AAGGAAAAACATACCTTACAGGATTAAGCATTTAGTCATAGAGTCGCTTCTCCCTCCCAGATTACAGCCATGATCTTGTGTGCCACCAAGTAGGAGTAACTAGGTATAGTTGCCCTGCTGCTACGAAACAGAGCATTCAAGATGGGCCTGTAAAAGTATGGACGTCATTCTTATTAACAAGTACATCAAAGCACCTTCGGCATGATCATGTAGCCATAGTCAGGCACGTACCGAGGtcggaccacatacggatcattAGTTGAAAGCACCATCGATCTGAACTTACACGACACATGGCAACAGGGAAACTATGTTTTGCAAGAGGAGGGAAAGTAGGTATTGATAACAAACAAATAATACTAATCTTTCAGACAGTGATGCTTATTTCTAGTTGGATAAGTGTAACAGAAAGCACAAACATAAATAAGTATGTTTGGGATACAGTTGAATGCGTGGTTCACATTTTCTTCTTTCCTACCACCGGGATTTAGATAGATAATTTAATGACTGGCATGCTGGATTGAGTGGCACAGAAGGAACAAAAAAACTAGCTACAGATTTACAGTCGCTCTGGTCCTGTGATCCACATGGGGGGCATGCGGTGCTGCATATTTCAGGAATAAAATGCCTGAACGATCCAATTCTGTGGTCTTCGATGCACACACATGGTTCAGAGCCGAGAAACTCTGCCCTGAGGAGTTCAGGTTACTTGAGCTAGCGGCGCCAGACGTTCTTGACGATGCCAGAGCAGTACAAACTACAGAGGCCTACAGCGATAAGGATCCAGAAAAAGTGATCGATCAAATGAGATGCTGCAATCTTTCTTTGTGTGCAGGTTGCCCAGTAGTTATCCTCGGTAACATGTCTGCTGTAAATCAACATTTTGTTCGTGTTATGCGTTTACCATGTTTCCTCTCTGGCTCTAGAACAACAAGCAAGATTGCTAAAATGACAAGCAGCAGTAACATTTTGGCATTAAAAAGCACATATCATAGCACAATGAGATCAAATCCTACATTTTGGCAACCTTGAAGAAATATGAGAACTGAACTGTGAGCTAAATGATGATGCCACAAGTTTCAGTACTGAACTGCAATTCAGTTCTTGGAAGCAGTAGACGGGGTAGGCGAGCTAGGAGATGCAGACCCAGACGCCGAGGACGATGAGCGCGGTGCCGAGAGCGGCGGGCGCGGCGCGGGTGGCCTCCCCGAGcagcgcggcggcgacggcggtggcggcgaaGGTGGTGGCGTTGGTGACGGGCACGGCGACGGAGATGGGCGCGTCGCCGAGGAGCCGGAAGAAGGCCGCGGAGGCGGAGAGGTTGGCGAGGAACGGCGCCGAGTACTGCCACGTGAGGAGCAGGTCGGCCCACCGCCGGACGGCGCCGGTGCCGGCGGGGAGGGAGCGGGAGCGGCGGTCCCAGACGAGCGCGCCACGGCGCATCAGCGCGTTGGTGGCGCCCCACACCAGGCCCACCGCCACCATGCTCGCCGCGTCGCCGCCCACCGCCGCCATGCTCCGCTCGCTCGCCGGGGTGCGATGCGGTGGATCTGGGGGGCTGGACGGCGGTGAGCTCTCCCTCTGTTTCTCTGCTTTCCTCGCTGTGACTGGATCTTGCTGACTTGTTTGGGTTACGCTGGAATTTGCCTTTTGAAGGTTTGTGTTTGTGTGATTTCAAATTTTGGCTTCTGAAAAGGAAGTTTGTGTTTGGGTAATTTCAAATCTTGGCTAACCTCTAGACTATTGAGAAGTTAGAAAATTTGAAAAGTTTTAGGCATGCTAAATTTTCTAAGGCCAACTCGAACCGATCCCTAGAAAATAAAGGAGTATCCGGCTGGAGTAAAGCTTAGTGGAGTATTTTTACTCCACTAAGTTTTGATTGTTTCTAATCAATCCTTTAAATTTAGGAAAGTAAACCTTACAATTGGCTTATGCATTTTGTCGAACACTTGGCAAGTGCGCTCCAGCGGCCGCAAGACGGACAAGGTGGAGCTGTGGCGCGTGAAGCTACGGTCGGTGGTGCCCAAGAGAGTTTGTGTTTGggtaatttcaaaattttgctAATATCTAGACTATAGAGAAGTTAGAAAATTTGATAAGTTTTGGGCATGCTAAATCTTCTAAGGTCAACTCTAACCGATCCCCTAAAAATAAAGGAGTATCCGGCCGAATGGGTGGAGTATTTTTACTCCCCTTGAATTTAGCGGAGTACAACTTATGATTGGCTTATGCATTTCGTCGAACACTTGGCAAGCGCGCTCCAACAGCGGCAAGACGAACAAGCTGCGGTCGGTGGTGACCAAGCAGGGCCTGGTGGTGTCCATGGAGCTGCGAGAGGAGGAGGTCTTGCCTTGATGCTGGCGACGCTGCCCGGCCTGCTCGCCGATGCGGAAAGCTTCTTGTACTCCCGCATAGGCGCGTCCTTCCCGGAGCCCCTGCTGCCTCTAGGCCCCGGCGACTGGCTCGACACGTGGGACTCCGCCGCCGGGCTGGACTCGTCGAGGTGCCCGGGCAATCTTGAGGTCAGCCTGGGCTGCTAGACGAAGAGAACACAAAAAAATGACTTGCTCGAAGCATGAAGGACACCACGTCGACTATAACTATGCCGCCGTTAAAGGCGAAAGAACAACATTGAGGCTGAGTCTAGGCAGCAAACATATTGAAAACACGGGTGGCCTTGACAAGAAAGGGACCAAGCACTCAGTGTCGTGGTCAGGCTGCTGCCATCGGGGAGGAAAACCCTATCCCCTTCCACCCGTGGAGGAAGATGTCAACCCGCTGGGACATAACAACGCATGTCGTACCAGAGAGCATCACCAGATAGAAAAGCGCTTGGCCTGCAAGAAAATACATTGCTCGCCACCGCCACTTGAAACTCAAAGCAATCGGACACCTCCACACCACGACACCACTCATTCAAGCCTAACCTTCCCTACACGGCATCTCCAAGGAGAACACGACTCTCATAATGTCGTCGCCAACCAATCCACAAACATTTTGAGCTTTCGCTCAGGTAAATGACCGGATGTGGGTGGAAGGATTGTCCACAACTCCTCCAAGGAGGAAAGTGGCACCATTGGGTGTCACCGCTGCCATGGCCAGACCAGCCAGTCAAGGGTTTCCCCCTGACCCATAACTGCACAGCCATCACCTCACTAGCAAGAGAACAGGCGATCGAGGCCATTATGCATCAGTGTTGATGAGGAGGAGTGATTCAGAGAGGAGTGAGGAGGTCGTACCTTCAGATCTGGAGGCGGGAGCCGAAGAAGGCCCTTCGCCTCGCCCACGGGCCACCAACACCTAACCACCCAAGCGATCAAGGGATCCAGCCACCATCACTCGTGGAACCATCTGATTTCACATTGCTGCATTTCAGGAACCTCTGTTCTTCCAGGCTTCAGAGTATATCAACTGCATGTTGTCATTCATACATATATCACACATTCTTTTTTTCGTAGAAACGATTTGACACCTCTGTGTATTTTCTATGTCAGTCCATGTATTCGACACCGGAACTCATGATCTATGATCAATACATTGTTGACATGTGTTGCTGAATGTGTTCTAGTTTTATCGGGGAGTATCGTCTGAGCCTGCTATGAGGCCACTTCAGTAGTCTTTTGTATCAGGAATTTCATTAGCCTTTTCTGAAACTATATATGTGTTTTGTTTTGGTCCTGTACTACTTACTACCAGATCACTAGTTGAGATTCGGTACAAGTACTAAAATGATTGATTGGTTGATTGATGTTCATATACGCGCATAACAATTACTCTGCCTTGGTTTCGTAAATAATCTCCAGAGGAAGGGAGGGATGCCAGCGGGTGATTCCCCCCATTCTGCCAGGAGCAAGATGGGGCAGAAAATGTCATTGGCGCATCGAAGGCTCTCTTTTCTTGATGATGGCAGTGGCATCAGTAGGCACATCGCTGCTGCGGCAGCTGCTGctgatgatgatggtggtggtTCTGAGCAGATGGTAAGAACCTTCATGGAACCATCTGATCTCACATTTCTGCATTTCAGGCACCTCTGTTCTGAGCAGATGGTTGGTGTCATTTTTTTATCTTTACTAATTTTGAACTTCTCGTGACGCGATAATAAAAATTTGGCAATTGTAGGATGAGGTGTTCACTGTTGATGTTCCTCAGAAGAATAAGGCAGTTGATGGCAGCGATGATGACTTTGTTCCATTGATAGTGAGTGTTTTATTGCTTTAGTTAATTATCTTGTATATGCACCAATTACACCAACATGGACCCATTCACAGCATCAATTTTGGTGAAAGCATAATGTCTGACATCATCGCAATAGTTCCTCGTTGTCATTTCCATTTTGATCATAATTTCACAAAATACGATCATATAAATTATTGGTGTAACCTCATTATGGCAGAAGATGAGAACCAAGAATGTGAAGAGTGCTCCTGGAAAGCATCCCGGCCTTTGATATAAACACAAAGCCCAGAGAACTATCACTAAAGCTCATAAAGTAAGATACACTCCCTTATTCCAGTCGCATATATAAACATATACTGAATTCATTGTTCTGTTTTGGTTGGTTACTCTATTTTCAGTGGAAGAAGACAGGGAGGCCAGTAGGTCCAAGAGATGTGGCAAGAGAAAGATAGAGAAGAAGCCAATGTTGGTTGACAACAACAACATTAGTAAGAGCAATAAAGACATGGATGCTGATGTTGAGCCAGAGGTAAGGTCGCACTAATTACTTGTTGATATATCACACCCTTTAAAATAATATGATGCTGTAACCGAGTATAAGCAGGTCAATATGTGTATTACATTCTCGAATGTGGATGGTATAGTCAAAATTTCGTATTTGGGCAGTAGACTAACTACGAACAATTTGTGACTTGACAGATACCTGATGATGATGGCCGGAAGAAATAGGCAAGGTATTTCAACTTTTGTTGTTTTCTCGTTAGTAGAGTGTTCGAAAGCTGTCAAGTGTCTCtatatgaattatgcacatgaatctTCAAAGAAACTATAGTGTTTTGGGCTTCTATGGCAGTGCTTTGGACAGAGCTTTAGAGGTAGAAAACAAATTGCCAGCAGAAGGTCCAAGCTTCGTCAAGCTTATGCAGAAATCACATGTTGTTAAAGGTTTTTGGCTGGTAAGTATCTATTTATTAGGTGTTTGAGTTTTTGCCCAATGCTGAATAATCCGGTGATATTTTTTATTCTTATGAACAACACTCAGTTGTGTTTTTATTTAGAAGATTAAGTTACAAGGCAGTTGATATCTCCAGAAAACGCAGCCATACAATGTAGAGCGCCTCTACATTTGAGATATTCAGTTTTTTAGACAGAGGAGCTGAGAATCAAGTGCCCCCGATTAGCTTTTAGCTTTCTTTTTTCTTCCACTGCATTTGAATTTTGTGTTGCTCTCCCAGGGTGTCCCGCTCAGCTTTTGTAGAAATCATCTTCCAAATGATGATGTTACAATTGCATTAGAAGATGAGGATGGACACAGCTATGATACAAAATACCTAGCTCGCAAGCAGGGACTAAGTGGTGGGTGGCATGGGTTTGTGGTAAGCCATGGTCTTAAGGTCGGCGATGCCGTGATCTTTCAACTCGTGGGACTGAAAAGATTTAAGGTGAGTGCCTCACAAATGTTATGTCCACTGCTCTGTAATTCTTCTATAATATCCCTTTCCCGAGTGCGCGGCAGGGGTATTAGTTGTTCCTTCATTATATTGATATAATGGTATGATTTGACGATTCATTGTGGTGGACAGGTGTATATACTGAGAGAGAATAAGTTCACCACAACCGATGGAGCGCTCGGTCTCCTAAGTTTAGACGCGTCCGTGGAACACAATATACCCGGTGAGTAAAAGTATTACCATCTTCATTTTGCAATGTTATGAAATCTTTTTAATCGTGTGTTGTCTTTCTGTGAcgcagaaaaagaagaagaatcTTCGGATGAAGATGTCGTCAAGTCCAAGAAGGATCTAGAGCTCACCAAAGTCATCACCAACAAAGCATCTGACGATGATAGCAATGACCTTTTTAGTGAAGAAGCAGCAAACGGCGGCATCAGATCCGCAGCAGATCCAGACCCTGATTTCGACGGCGTGAAAACATTCAGAGCCTTCAAGATCGCCATCGATAATAATTCTGTCATCAACAGCAAACTAGTCCTCGATCGCCTGCTTTGGACGTCCTATAAGCTATGCGGCGCCCGGAAGGCGTTCCTCCACAGGCGTCTGCCAAAGCACATAAACCCGACGCTAGCCGCAGGGGTGATAGCAGAGACGGCCAGCATCACCGAGGGCATCAGGTCCTAccccaccacctcctcctcttccttgGAGGACCTCGCGGCGTGGAAGAGGACCCTGGAGTCCTTTGAGCTGCTGGGCATGGATGTGGGCTTCATGCGCAAGCGCGTCGACGAGCTCCTTTTCCTCCTCGACGCCCGGCCATCATCGGATGATCACCCGCAGGAGGAGGGGTACGAGGAGGTGATGAAGCTGGAGCGTGCTCATGCCGCGGAGAAGGTGAGAGCCCTCGAGACGAAGATGGCGAGCCTGAAGGATGCTCTGGAGGAGATGGACATGGAGATGGAGGAGATCGCGGGGAAGAGGAGGGGCCGTGGTATGCTGCAGCTGGCGGCCGCGCCATGGTGATCGGCGATTCGACGTCGTCTTGTGTCTTATGTGTGCATTTTGGTGGCTGGCTGGCATCTCTTTCTTTCAGGTCGTCACACTTGGTCGACCTATATATGTGTCTAGTTCTAGTTGGTTCTCTGTACATACTAGCTAGCTACGATCATGTGTTTTGTGTGCACAACAATAGCAGAAGATGGAATTATGAGATGCGGCCTTGTTTCAGGGTTTATCATGAATTTGTTGAGCTCTTGGTTCGTGCTTGCAGGCTGCAGCTACTAGTTTTGGTGCCAAACTGAAACATAAACGATCTGTGTTAGAATAACCCGAGGCATGCGGGCGATCCACCGAGGATCTAGCAATCGCATGAGGCATGGCATCAAGATTTGTTAACGCGAGGTTCATTGGACATCGCCTACTTTTCCGGGGCCTGAGTATGGACACTCCTCTCTGATTACACCATCACAATATTGCACACCGGTCATCTGGGTACCGGCACACGCCGTCAGCTCTCTCAACATATCTGTGCTAGTATTATGTTGGCATAAATTTCATCGTGTGTCTACCTCATATTATATAGGAGGCCTGGGATACAAGTGTCCTATAAGGACATGACTCCTACCTTATTTACACACACTATAACTCAAGAGTCCAACTACAAGCTACCTTgtctaagagcatggttaataatacagccagctgctggctataacatgttgccatgtcatctacagtcAATGTAATAGCTAACACGTATAATAGTTGGCTATAAGAAAGTACTACTTTGTCAACATATGGCC contains:
- the LOC109733836 gene encoding uncharacterized protein — encoded protein: MAAVGGDAASMVAVGLVWGATNALMRRGALVWDRRSRSLPAGTGAVRRWADLLLTWQYSAPFLANLSASAAFFRLLGDAPISVAVPVTNATTFAATAVAAALLGEATRAAPAALGTALIVLGVWVCIS